The Candidatus Methylomirabilota bacterium genome includes a window with the following:
- a CDS encoding ABC transporter ATP-binding protein, producing the protein MSALEVLGLGHDFGGLRALDDVTLDVRPGERLVILGPNGAGKTTLFNAITGLLRPARGRIRLHGEDVTRLGPHARAQRGLGRTFQITTLFPNLSVLDSVLLAVQGADPARFALLRPQTAFPHLRARALALLTEWGLAERRDVTTRLLSYGEQRQVELILALAAGSRVLLLDEPTAGLSPAETAQVAATIRRLPRDLTLLFIEHDMDVALDLADRVLVLHHGRVLAGGTPDEIRKDPRVAEIYLGTPHA; encoded by the coding sequence ATGAGCGCGCTCGAGGTCCTGGGGCTCGGCCACGACTTCGGTGGCCTGCGCGCGCTTGACGACGTCACACTCGACGTGCGGCCGGGCGAGCGCCTCGTCATCCTCGGGCCGAACGGGGCGGGCAAGACGACCCTGTTCAACGCCATTACCGGTCTCCTTCGCCCCGCGCGCGGGCGCATCCGTCTCCACGGCGAAGACGTGACGCGGCTGGGTCCTCACGCGCGCGCCCAGCGAGGGCTCGGGCGGACCTTCCAGATCACCACGCTGTTCCCGAATCTCAGCGTGCTCGACAGCGTGCTGCTGGCGGTGCAGGGGGCCGACCCCGCGCGCTTCGCCCTGCTCCGCCCGCAGACCGCGTTCCCCCATCTCCGCGCCCGCGCGCTCGCCCTCCTCACGGAATGGGGCCTTGCGGAGCGGCGCGACGTAACCACCCGCCTCCTCTCCTACGGCGAGCAGCGGCAAGTCGAGCTGATCCTCGCGCTCGCCGCGGGCTCGCGTGTGCTGCTCCTCGACGAGCCGACGGCCGGGCTCTCGCCCGCGGAGACCGCGCAGGTGGCGGCGACCATCCGCCGCCTGCCCCGCGATCTCACCCTGCTCTTCATCGAGCACGACATGGACGTGGCGCTCGATCTCGCCGACCGCGTGCTCGTGCTACATCACGGGCGAGTGCTGGCCGGCGGCACGCCCGACGAGATCCGCAAGGATCCGCGCGTGGCCGAGATCTATCTCGGCACCCCGCATGCTTGA
- a CDS encoding branched-chain amino acid ABC transporter permease, whose amino-acid sequence MIVRAGAAVGALAVLPLALSSYQVDLLTKMLIFAIFAMGLNLSLGYAGLPSLGHAAYFGVGAYTVGLLAVRVWNNFWVDMACGLAAAAVAAALFGLLALRAEGSYLLMITLALAQVLWGIAFGWRRLTGGDDGLPGIPRPAEGLPVSLADGRRFYYLVLICFVASMAALALVTRSPFGRALVGIRESARRMEVLGYDTWRYKYVAFVLAGLFAGLAGNLFVYYNGFVSPAYLSIVFSAAALIMVILGGAGTLLGPVLGSAVIVYLENAVSAYTQRWLLVLGLVYVAVTLFVPEGLVGLLRRRKAQAA is encoded by the coding sequence GCTGGCGGTACTGCCCCTCGCGCTGTCGAGCTATCAGGTCGATCTCCTCACCAAGATGCTGATCTTTGCCATCTTCGCCATGGGCCTGAACCTCTCGCTGGGCTACGCGGGCCTGCCCTCCCTGGGGCACGCCGCCTACTTCGGGGTGGGCGCCTACACCGTGGGGCTCCTCGCCGTGCGCGTCTGGAACAACTTCTGGGTAGACATGGCCTGCGGCCTCGCCGCCGCGGCGGTGGCGGCGGCGCTGTTCGGGCTGCTCGCCCTCCGTGCCGAGGGCTCGTATCTGCTCATGATCACGCTGGCCCTGGCCCAGGTGCTGTGGGGCATCGCCTTCGGCTGGCGCCGGCTCACCGGCGGCGACGATGGCCTGCCCGGCATCCCGCGGCCGGCGGAGGGCCTGCCCGTGAGCCTGGCCGACGGGCGACGCTTCTACTACCTGGTGCTGATCTGCTTCGTGGCCAGCATGGCCGCGCTCGCGCTGGTGACGCGCTCGCCGTTCGGGCGCGCGCTCGTGGGCATTCGCGAGAGCGCCCGCCGCATGGAGGTGCTCGGCTACGACACGTGGCGCTACAAGTACGTGGCGTTCGTGCTGGCCGGGCTCTTCGCGGGTCTCGCCGGCAATCTCTTCGTCTACTACAACGGCTTCGTGAGCCCCGCATACCTCTCCATCGTCTTCTCCGCCGCGGCGCTCATCATGGTGATCCTGGGGGGGGCTGGCACCCTGCTCGGCCCGGTCCTGGGCAGCGCCGTCATCGTCTATCTCGAGAACGCGGTGAGCGCCTACACGCAGCGATGGCTGCTCGTCCTGGGCCTGGTCTACGTGGCGGTGACGCTCTTCGTCCCCGAAGGCCTGGTGGGCCTCCTGCGGCGGCGGAAGGCCCAGGCGGCATGA